A window of Chitinophagales bacterium contains these coding sequences:
- a CDS encoding BlaI/MecI/CopY family transcriptional regulator, with protein sequence MSNSKHIKPTESELEILQVLWDKGTATVREVHEELSKTKEAGYTTTLKLMQIMNEKGLVKRDNSMRSHVYQPAVNREKTQKHLLNKMIDSLFGGSPTQLVIQALGNNKTSPEELEKIQALLDNLKKQ encoded by the coding sequence ATGTCAAACAGCAAGCATATAAAGCCCACCGAAAGTGAGTTGGAAATATTGCAGGTACTGTGGGACAAGGGCACGGCCACGGTAAGGGAGGTACATGAGGAACTCTCCAAAACCAAGGAAGCCGGCTATACCACGACCTTGAAACTCATGCAGATAATGAATGAGAAGGGTCTCGTGAAGCGGGATAATTCCATGCGCAGTCATGTTTATCAGCCTGCCGTGAACCGGGAAAAGACCCAGAAGCATTTATTGAATAAAATGATCGATTCGCTGTTTGGCGGATCGCCTACCCAGTTGGTCATTCAGGCCCTGGGAAATAATAAAACCAGTCCCGAAGAATTAGAAAAGATCCAGGCGTTATTGGATAACCTGAAAAAACAGTAA